One segment of Longimicrobiaceae bacterium DNA contains the following:
- the trmD gene encoding tRNA (guanosine(37)-N1)-methyltransferase TrmD yields the protein MRIHLVTLFPEFFRGPLGLSIPGRAAAAGLVEYDFVNLRDFTHDRHRTTDDYPFGGGAGMVMKPGPFFEAVESLAPPGEERPRGKVLLMSARGKRFTHEDAVRLAVEPELTLLCGHYKDVDQRVPEGLGAEEVSLGDFVLSGGEFAALAIVDAVVRLLPGAMSDHESASTDSFYEGLLSPPSYTRPAEFRGMKVPEVLLSGDHARIEAWRREQAERLTRERRPELWERLEHS from the coding sequence ATGCGGATCCACCTGGTCACGCTCTTCCCGGAGTTCTTCCGCGGGCCCCTGGGGCTCAGCATCCCCGGGCGGGCCGCGGCGGCGGGGCTGGTGGAGTACGACTTCGTGAACCTGCGGGACTTCACCCACGACCGGCATCGCACCACCGACGACTACCCGTTCGGCGGGGGGGCCGGGATGGTGATGAAGCCGGGCCCCTTCTTCGAGGCGGTGGAGTCGCTCGCCCCTCCGGGGGAGGAGCGGCCGCGGGGGAAGGTCCTGCTCATGTCCGCGCGGGGGAAGCGCTTCACGCACGAGGACGCGGTCCGCCTCGCCGTGGAGCCGGAGCTGACGCTCCTGTGCGGGCACTACAAGGACGTGGACCAGCGGGTCCCGGAGGGGCTGGGGGCGGAGGAAGTCTCCCTGGGGGACTTCGTCCTTTCCGGCGGCGAGTTCGCGGCGCTCGCGATCGTGGACGCCGTGGTCCGCCTCCTCCCGGGCGCGATGTCGGACCACGAGTCCGCGTCCACGGATTCGTTCTACGAGGGGCTGCTCAGTCCGCCCTCGTACACCCGGCCCGCGGAGTTCCGCGGGATGAAGGTCCCCGAGGTCCTGCTCTCGGGCGACCACGCCAGGATCGAGGCCTGGCGGCGCGAGCAGGCCGAGCGCCTGACGCGCGAGCGGCGCCCCGAGCTGTGGGAGCGCCTGGAACACAGTTGA
- the ffh gene encoding signal recognition particle protein yields MRFPASRHGTVFDQLSEKLEGVLSGLRQRGVLTEPMIREGLREIRRVLLEADVNYQITRDFMKRVEEKALGERVLKSVSPGQQLVKVVHEELTAMLGEKRSALAIAPTPPTVIMMVGLQGSGKTTTAGKLARKMKREMRQTRLVACDVYRPAAVDQLQTLGEQVGVPVYAEPGSQDVLGIARRALETATRERDRVVIFDTAGRLQIDEEMMDELKRLKEALKPTEILFVADGMTGQDAVTIAQGFDEALDVSGVVLTKMDGDARGGAALSIFGVTGKPIKFLGVGEKLDGLEDFHPERMAGRILQQGDVVSLVEKAQAAFDQDQAAKLERKMMGSGRFDLDDFLVAMRQIQSLGPLENLLKMIPGVNSKMLKNVKVDPKRMKHLEAIILSMTPEERKRPEMLNGSRRARISRGSGRPVVEINRLLAQFKDMQKLMKQMKGLQGMMPRGGALPRMPFGGGMPFGR; encoded by the coding sequence TTGCGATTTCCCGCGTCCCGGCACGGCACCGTGTTCGACCAGCTCAGCGAAAAGCTCGAAGGCGTGCTCTCCGGCCTCCGCCAGCGCGGGGTCCTCACCGAGCCCATGATCCGCGAGGGGCTCCGGGAGATCCGCCGCGTCCTGCTGGAGGCCGACGTCAACTACCAGATCACGCGCGACTTCATGAAGCGCGTGGAGGAGAAGGCGCTCGGGGAGCGGGTGCTCAAGTCGGTGTCCCCGGGGCAGCAGCTCGTCAAGGTGGTGCACGAGGAGCTGACGGCCATGCTGGGGGAGAAGCGCTCCGCGCTCGCCATCGCCCCCACCCCGCCCACCGTCATCATGATGGTGGGGCTGCAGGGCTCCGGTAAGACCACCACCGCCGGGAAGCTCGCGCGCAAGATGAAGCGCGAGATGCGGCAGACCCGCCTTGTCGCGTGCGACGTATACCGCCCCGCGGCGGTGGACCAGCTCCAGACGCTGGGCGAGCAGGTGGGGGTCCCCGTCTACGCCGAGCCGGGCTCGCAGGACGTGCTGGGGATCGCGCGGCGCGCGCTGGAGACCGCCACCCGCGAGCGCGACCGGGTGGTGATCTTCGACACCGCCGGGCGCCTGCAGATCGACGAGGAGATGATGGACGAGCTGAAGCGCCTCAAGGAGGCGCTGAAGCCCACCGAGATCCTCTTCGTCGCGGACGGCATGACCGGCCAGGACGCGGTCACCATCGCGCAGGGCTTCGACGAGGCGCTGGACGTCTCCGGGGTGGTGCTCACCAAGATGGACGGCGACGCCCGCGGCGGCGCGGCGCTCTCCATCTTCGGCGTCACCGGCAAGCCCATCAAGTTCCTGGGCGTCGGCGAGAAGCTGGACGGGCTGGAGGACTTCCACCCCGAGCGGATGGCCGGACGCATCCTGCAGCAGGGCGACGTGGTCTCGCTGGTGGAGAAGGCGCAGGCCGCCTTCGACCAGGACCAGGCCGCCAAGCTGGAGCGGAAGATGATGGGCTCCGGCCGCTTCGACCTGGACGACTTCCTGGTCGCCATGCGGCAGATCCAGAGCCTGGGGCCGCTGGAGAACCTGCTGAAGATGATCCCCGGGGTGAACTCCAAGATGTTGAAGAACGTCAAGGTGGATCCCAAGCGGATGAAGCACCTGGAGGCGATCATCCTGTCCATGACCCCCGAGGAGCGGAAGCGTCCGGAGATGCTGAACGGCTCGCGCCGCGCGCGCATCTCCCGCGGCTCGGGGCGCCCGGTGGTGGAGATCAACCGCCTGCTGGCGCAGTTCAAGGACATGCAGAAGCTGATGAAGCAGATGAAGGGCCTCCAGGGGATGATGCCCCGCGGGGGAGCCCTTCCGAGGATGCCGTTCGGCGGCGGGATGCCGTTCGGACGGTAG
- the rpsP gene encoding 30S ribosomal protein S16, producing the protein MALKIRLRRMGRKKAPHYRIVVAESSFPRDGRFVANVGHYNPTTNPATLVVNRDLALSWLGRGATPTDTVQSLFKKAGVYSDAPSVVETATEAVSGAADRAADAVKGAASAVAETAASAASAVVETVRDAAEAVAERVTGGDEEAAPAEAPAAPAEGEQPQG; encoded by the coding sequence ATGGCGCTGAAGATCCGCCTCCGCCGCATGGGCCGGAAGAAGGCCCCGCACTACCGCATCGTGGTCGCCGAGAGCTCGTTCCCGCGCGACGGCCGCTTCGTGGCCAACGTCGGGCACTACAACCCGACCACCAACCCCGCCACCCTGGTCGTGAACCGGGACCTGGCGCTCTCCTGGCTCGGCAGGGGCGCGACGCCCACCGACACGGTGCAGTCGCTCTTCAAGAAGGCCGGCGTCTACAGCGACGCGCCGTCGGTGGTGGAGACCGCCACGGAGGCGGTGAGCGGCGCGGCCGACCGGGCCGCCGACGCCGTGAAGGGCGCGGCGTCCGCCGTGGCCGAGACCGCCGCCAGCGCGGCCTCCGCGGTGGTGGAGACGGTCCGTGACGCCGCCGAGGCGGTCGCGGAGCGGGTGACCGGCGGCGACGAGGAGGCCGCTCCGGCCGAGGCCCCCGCGGCGCCCGCCGAGGGCGAGCAGCCGCAGGGCTGA
- the rimM gene encoding ribosome maturation factor RimM (Essential for efficient processing of 16S rRNA): MAGSEPEFLAVGTVQKPHGIRGELFVRVETDRPDAVFTEGRVLLLGDAEGKPAGGSLTVERARPFKGGFLLKAAGLSSRTEEVEALRGSSLLIPAADAAPLEEGEVFFHHLVGMKVVADGEEVGTVRDVYEAPSGHLLGVARPGKRELMLPFVREMVRRVDVEARELEIDPPAGLLDL; encoded by the coding sequence ATGGCCGGGAGCGAGCCGGAGTTCCTCGCGGTCGGTACGGTGCAGAAGCCGCACGGGATCCGCGGCGAGCTGTTCGTGCGGGTCGAGACGGACCGCCCCGACGCGGTGTTCACCGAGGGGCGCGTCCTCCTCCTGGGCGACGCGGAAGGAAAGCCGGCGGGCGGCTCGCTGACGGTGGAGCGGGCCCGGCCCTTCAAGGGCGGGTTCCTGCTCAAGGCCGCGGGGCTCTCCTCGCGTACGGAGGAGGTGGAGGCGCTGCGCGGCAGCTCGCTCCTCATCCCCGCCGCGGACGCCGCGCCGCTGGAAGAGGGCGAGGTCTTCTTCCACCACCTGGTCGGGATGAAGGTGGTGGCCGACGGCGAGGAGGTCGGCACCGTGCGCGACGTGTACGAGGCGCCCTCCGGCCACCTCCTGGGGGTGGCCCGTCCCGGGAAGCGGGAGCTGATGCTTCCCTTCGTGCGGGAGATGGTGCGCCGCGTGGACGTCGAGGCGCGGGAGCTGGAGATCGACCCGCCGGCCGGCCTGCTGGATCTTTGA